From Medicago truncatula cultivar Jemalong A17 chromosome 7, MtrunA17r5.0-ANR, whole genome shotgun sequence, a single genomic window includes:
- the LOC11435915 gene encoding beta-glucuronosyltransferase GlcAT14A gives MGIKIFMFTFMVTSILFFFLFIPTRLTLQISTLKPSAMDYFNVLRTNITYPITFAYLISASKGDTLKLKRLLKVLYHPNNYYLIHMDYGAPDAEHKDVAEYVANDPVFSQVGNVWIVGKPNLVTYRGPTMLATTLHAMAMLLKTCHWDWFINLSASDYPLVTQDDLIQVFSEVPRDINFIQHSSRLGWKFNKRGKPMIIDPGLYSLNKSDIWWIIKQRNLPTSFKLYTGSAWTIVSRSFSEYCIMGWENLPRTLLLYYTNFVSSPEGYFQTVICNSQEYKNTTANHDLHYITWDNPPKQHPRSLGLKDYRKMVLSSRPFARKFKRNNIVLDKIDRDLLKRYKGGFSFGGWCSQGGRNKACSGLRAENYGLLKPGPGSRRLKNLLNKILMDKFFRQMQCR, from the exons ATGGGCATCAAAATATTCATGTTTACCTTCATGGTAACCtcaatattattcttttttctcttcatccCAACAAGACTAACCCTTCAAATCTCAACCTTGAAACCTAGTGCTATGGACTACTTCAATGTCCTAAGAACCAACATAACATACCCAATTACTTTTGCTTACTTGATCTCTGCATCCAAAGGTGATACTTTGAAGCTCAAAAGGTTGCTTAAAGTGTTGTATCATCCAAATAACTACTACTTAATTCACATGGATTATGGTGCTCCAGATGCAGAACATAAAGATGTGGCAGAATATGTGGCTAATGATCCTGTTTTTAGTCAAGTTGGGAATGTTTGGATTGTTGGGAAGCCTAATTTGGTAACTTATAGAGGACCAACTATGCTTGCAACTACTCTTCATGCTATGGCAATGCTTCTTAAGACATGTCATTGGGATTGGTTTATTAATCTTAGTGCTTCTGATTATCCATTGGTTACACAAGATG ATCTGATCCAAGTTTTTTCTGAGGTGCCAAGGGATATTAATTTCATACAACATAGTAGTCGTTTGGGTTGGAAATT CAATAAGAGAGGGAAGCCAATGATTATAGATCCGGGACTTTATAGCCTCAATAAATCAGATATTTGGTGGATCATTAAGCAAAGGAATTTGCCAACATCTTTCAAACTATACACAG GTTCAGCATGGACAATAGTATCAAGATCATTTTCTGAGTATTGCATCATGGGATGGGAAAATCTGCCAAGGACTCTACTCCTCTACTACACTAACTTTGTCTCATCACCAGAAGGATATTTCCAAACAGTAATATGCAACTCACAGGAGTACAAGAACACCACTGCCAACCATGATCTTCACTACATTACTTGGGACAATCCTCCAAAACAACACCCTAGGTCTCTAGGACTTAAAGATTATAGGAAAATGGTTCTGAGTAGCCGTCCTTTCGCTAGAAAATTCaagagaaataatattgttCTTGATAAAATTGATAGAGATCTTCTGAAGAGGTATAAGGGGGGATTTTCTTTTGGAGGGTGGTGTTCTCAGGGTGGAAGGAACAAAGCATGTTCAGGTTTGAGAGCTGAGAATTATGGTTTGCTTAAACCTGGTCCTGGCTCAAGAAGGCTCAAGAATTTGTTAAACAAAATTCTCATGGATAAATTTTTTCGCCAAATGCAGTGTAGGTAA